The genome window CCGCCGCCCTGATTAAGTCCCtatgcatttgaaaattaagaaaggaggCCCAACCTGCTTAGGCATCCGCTTAAGTCGCGActctcacttagatagaaaTTAGATAAttatcattttgcattttattttttcaataaattgtaaaaaactTGTTGAATACCTGGATGATCACTTATTATATACTTGTTCCTCATGTTTtgaatatgttctaatactttataatgtatatgtcattctattctGCGATTTACGTATcacaatacaattatgtattttaaaaaatatatatatagacatttatttatatattatataataaatttaactaaaattaaacaaaattgccTAGGTCCCCGCCTAGACGCCTATGCGCTGGGCCTCTGTCTGTCGTCCAACTTGCGACTTTTAAAATCGTGCTCAGAgtaggatttggatcccatccggatccaaaTTGTGGGGATTTTAGGGATCCTCATATCTTAATCATTTATTGTGCATCGTGTGGATCATTTAACATAAATAGTATCCGACAAAAACTGGTTATACGGTATACAATAAACGGCTAGGATGGGGATCCCTAGAATCCCCACAAAGTGGATCCGGAGAGCATCCTCTTCTCTCAGAGTAAATGATGTTCCCTAGAATCCCCACAAAGTGGATCCGGAGAGCATCCTCTTCCCTCAGAGTAAATGATGTTAATCACTTGAGGATTCAAACTCAAGATCTCTAACTCAGGATAAATGATGTTAATCACTTGAGCTGCAAGCTCCTTGCCTTCTTTAGTTACTTGTTCGATGAGACTTCGAGAAGATAAATattgtttctttttcctttaaaGTAGATATTCATAtagaatttttgttttttctttttacagaTTATGATAGTTGACTTGAAATTGACTTATCCAAGTGGTTTGGCAACTGCGGTTCTCATCAATGGCTTCCACACTCAGGGAGATAAGATGGCTAAGTAAACGTCTGCCAACACTTCTCTTTATCAATCCTTTGAAACCCatatttatgtgtgtgtgtatatacatgTACACATAAATATTTTTAACTCGGGTGCATATGGAAGAGCACATTCGCTTTAACTAATGTGGCTACGCCCAGGTCTGCTCTTAAAGCACCCCATTAGAATCAAAACTCAGCCAAAGCTATGATGATTTGCAGGAAGCAAGTACACGGATTCATGAAGTATTTTTCAGTCAGCTTCCTGTGGGGATTTTTCAAGTGGTTTTACAGTGCCACAGAAGAATGCGGATTCTCGCAGTTTCCGACATTCGGATTGCAAGCGTGGAAGAATACGTACGAATTTTTTTATCACTCAATCGTTTCGCTTTCCCTGCTTCTGTGTCTTGTTACTAATCCTTCATAATTTGCTGCTACCAAAATGCAGATTCTATTTCGATTTTAGCATGACTTTTGTGGGAGCAGGCATGATATGCTCCCATCTGGTAAACCTGTCTTTGCTTCTCGGATCTGTGCTCTCCTTCGCGGTAATGTGGCCGCTCATTGGCCGGCTTAAAGGACACTGGTTCTCGGAGAGTTTAGACGAATACGACATGAAGAGTTTATACGGTTACAAGGTTTTCCTCTCGGTTTCCCTAATCCTCGGTGACGGGATGTACAACTTCATCAAGATTCTGGCTTGCACCATTGTTAATATTCATGTCAGATTGAAGAACAAGAATCTCCCATTGGGTAATAGAATCAGCCTCTGAATTTCCTTTTGTTTGATGCTGCTGCTGTGTTGTTTTAGTTGAAGCTTTTGCTAATCAACTTCTTCTCCCTGCAGATGTCGAGCGCAAGGCAAAGCCGATTGAAGAAAAACAGAACGAAATCTTCCTCAGCGAAAACATCCCTACGTGGGTTGCAGTCGCCGGATACGTTGTCTTTTCAATCATTTCGATAATCGCGATCCCGATGATGTTCCCGGAGCTTAAATGGTATTATGTTATAGTAGCCTACATGCTTGCTCCGTCTCTTGCATTCTGCAATGCTTACGGAGCTGGTCTAACCGATATAAACATGGCTTATAACTACGGAAAGGTTGCCCTCTTCGTGCTGGCAGCAATGACGGGGAAAGAGCACGGTGTGGTGGCAGGGCTTGCCGGGTGCGGTCTCATCAAATCGGTGGTTTCCGTGGCATGTATTCTGATGCAAGATCTCAAGACAGCCCATCTAACCTTCACCTCTCCTAGAGCAATGTTTGTGAGCCAAGCCATTGGCACTTTACTAGGCTGTGTGACAGCTCCTCTCAGCTTCTTCCTATTCTACAAGGCATTCGATGTGGGAAACCCGCACGGAGAATTCAAAGCTCCGTACGCCTTGATCTACAGAAACATGGCGATTCTAGGCGTTCAAGGCTTCTCGGCGCTGCCTCAGCATTGCCTGCAGCTCTGCTACGGCTTTTTCGCGTTCGCAGTGTTGGTTAACCTAGTCAGAGACTTTTCGCCTAAGATTGGAAAATGGATGCCACTTCCGATGGTCATGGGCGTTCCCTTTCTGGTCGGGGCATACTTTGCCATAGACATGTGCATTGGGAGTCTGATTGTGTTTGTATGGCACAAGCTTAACAGCAAGAAGGCCGTGCTGATGGTTCCGGCGGTTGCTTCCGGATTGATTTGCGGCGAAGGGTTGTGGACTCTTCCCGCTTCCATTCTTGCTCTGGCCAAAGTAAAACCCCCAATGTgcatgaaatttttgggttcctAGAGTGAAAAGGCTTATAcatttacatatatatgtgtatttaGCGGACGGAAGAATTGTTGAAAGTTGTATCCGATCCTCcttaataaaaatttcatcTTGGTGAGTGATTCACCACCACCTAAGCAAATATTTCTGCATTTTCACTTTTGCTGGATaaaatcagagagagagagagagagagagagagagagagagagagagagtacgttATGCGAAGGAAAAACCGAAGGAATACGAGGTAAAACTTAAGTATTCAGTATGGAATACGAGGTAAAACTTAAGTATTCAGTATGACATAATGTATACGCTCTTTAGCATGAGGAAGCTCAGCCGGATCCAGCCCAGGCGGATGGCGTCTGAGGTCAGTTTTGAGATGAGAATGAGATGCAGACATCAAACACAGACATCTTCAAAAGATGCAAAAAGAAGTGCAAATGCTAGTTTTCTTTGAGTTTTCTGGAAGATTGAAAGAGCAACGAGGTCCACTATTGAAAATATTCTGACTACGCAGAGAAAAATTGTATTTGATCGTGTCAAAAAAATTTATGATATACAGAGTTTATTCGAACAAGTCATTCTCGACCGGAAAATTATCCATCACACGAAACAAAATACGGAACTGATGATACaataaaagaaacataaaaaCTACATTAAATCAGCCTGTTACAATACCTGCCAGAACATCACTCTTACCCCTCGCATAGATAGTGTAAACTAGACGGATTGCATCAAGCCATCCGTCAAGGGATTCCCATGAATCGGCAACCTGTGGAGGTAGAATGTTCGCATCAGAATCGGGTTTTCAAATATAAATGCAATGTTTTTAGTCCACTTTTCATGCACTTGACAGACCACCGGAAAAATTCTATGATTTGATGCCATCGCAAAGAACCAAAGAACTTAATCTTCGTATAAAGAATTTTATCTGTTGCCAAGGGAGTTCCTTACCAGATAGATGGGTCCGTGAATTGTATCGATGCAGAGGCCAGCACCAGGTGGTAAAGTCAGATCTCCACATGCTGAAACAGAAACGATATCGGGAACAGCAACTTTTATAGCTGCTTCTACTGATCTGCTTGAGATGCCTTGGGGTACATGCTTTTGCTCATTTTTGCTAACCTGCTGAAAGGAAGTAGATGAACAAAAAAGAACACAAATAAGTAACAAACAGATAAAGAATATACTTGGCACAAGCAAGGAAAGTTACTATAACTAATTCAGTTATCGAATGTGTAGATGATTTTTCTTCGCTTGATATACACTAAAACGATAAAGAATTACCTGTTGAAGCCCTTCattattcaaaacaaactcTGATCGTTTCCAATCACTATGAGGTGCAATTGGTTTTCCCGCTGGTGGTGCAGTAAGATATCCAACTTTAAGATATGGTAAAGGAAGCTGTAAAGATTAGAAATTATCATGTcagcaaaccaaaaaaataatctcTCAACCAACGAGATTAAGCAAACATCAAGGTATGACCACCGAAAGATTTGGGAAAATTAAGTCCTGAAGATCAGGGAAAAATCAGGAACGCGCATCGTGTATGGCTCTGTCATAAGGACCACTTCTCAATGGTGAACCAGTAGAGACCCGACCTCATAACTGACCAAAAATATTTATACAGAAGCTAAAGGGTTTACTGAAGTTGGTATTAGTTCTTAACTTCTTACCATGGATCGCACGAGCCGCAAGGCACTACTGTAAACCTGTAAATAATTAATCACacaaaaacttagcatacacaATAAAAGTGAATATCCTTAAACTTTAAAGGACAAATAAAACCAACTAAATTTTACGTCTCTCTCACTGAAGGGCTATCCTTTTCtccaaataaaaatcaaatcaaattggtTGAGAAAGAAAACTATGGGAACCTTACATTGTAATTTGGTTTCAAAGCATGAGCAGCTGCAATGTAGATAGCCGATTGACTATACAACTCATTAGGTGAAACTTCTTTGGGGTGTCCAGATCCCCCAGTTCTTAGTGTGTCCTCAGCCAATCCGTACTGCAAGTAAGAAAAAGACCAAGGTTTGGTAATTCAATTTACGGGGGATTATTAGATAAGAGAACCAGTGGTTTCTTGTTATCCAGTATAGAGGAAACTGAGAgtccttttaaattatgaatGGAGTATCACATTATCCTAAAATTATTAAGATAAGTAACAAACTAACCAATACGGTTCCAAGATTGTAAATTGCTCGATGGAAATCAAACTGCAACTGAATAGCTGCGCGGAACTGCACCAGAAGAAAATGACATGAGTCATGACAGTATAAATGAGAAACAAACACTTCAAAGATGaaaataatattatggtttCCCATCCACATTTATCCAATCATTCTGATATctccaaaaaattattatatggTACCTTACTTATTGCAGATCTTACAATTGTTTGCTTTTCCTGTGCAGGAACAATTGCGCTGAGTTCCTAAATTGCataattgattaaaaaaaaaaatcaatttggaGTTCATGACATGGAACATAATTATATGCCGAGCgagaagaaaatttaaaaagattttatttcttctaaaataagttaaattaaaataaaatactaatgcAATTTAAGATACCTGCAGAGCAAGTCCCCAGTTGTTAAGTGCCTGGAATATATGACACGGATTTAGTAATAGGATACAAAGGAGACAACGCAAATAAGTACATTTTTCCCGGATTTCATAATCTGTTTCTCTTTCATAATTGTATAAAACGTTGGTTTTCGTAGGATATCATAAGAAATAGGAATAGCCTAATACAACAATTTATTGAGTCATACCTGGGGACTGTTCCAGTTGAGCAACACtgctttttcataattttttgtagCCTGCAAATCAAATCAAGGGGTGCTAAAAATCACTTCATTTATTcaaaattatgtttttctttaGGGATTAAAAATCCAGTTGGTTATGATTCGGCAAGGAATAAATGAGAATTATCGCCACTTGATGCCAGCACCACCACATCTAAGGAGAAgcaaaattgatttaagaagcAAACTCCTGGTTTCCTAAACCTCCAAAAGATCACCTAGTCCAAAGGCCTAGTTTTTTACAAAAGAATAAACTAAAGAGTATCAAATTGCTCATGTTTCTATGCTATTATATCTTGAATATTAAAAAGTCACATCCAACTTCCAAGCGTCAGAATCCAGCTGCCACGTGTAAGAGTTGCCACAACAGCCGCAGCAGGAGAATAACAAGAGCAGCAACTTTTTTAGGAcatggaaaaagaaagtaaCTTCTATCTTGCAAGGCTGAAACACTGAATTATGGTCTAACCTGCTTCCATAGTTCTTCAGCTTCCTTTGTACGACCACGCATTTTTGCCCGATCAGAGATAGCAATAGCCCAATTATAGAAAGCCTGGAAAGTAAAAATCACGCATTATTTTCACACTCACACAAGTGAGATAACTAATCAGAAATTATAGAAAGATCAtctacacacatacatacacctTCTGAAGAACTCTATCATGGCACTTTCAAGATTACTAATTTCACTAGCTATTTGATGAGATTATGTTGTAAAAGAATATGCAAACATACATCATGAAGTGTTGGGCACAGACGGGTAGCCTCATCATACTTTCTGCAAGCCTCCTCAAGCAAAGCATCTTTAGAAGGATTAGTAGAATCTGGACTAACATTATCTGCACTTTCCTGCATCCCAGACGAGGATTATTTAGATAGTAAATTCACACTGGTTCACCTAAGGGGAAGACAAAATGtcctttaaaacaaaaatttcaagTGACACTTCACATTATTTAATCATTTAGAGAGTAGCTGAAACAACTAAAGGCACATAACTGGAGGAGAGACTAACATAATGAAGAGACTTATACCCTTATTCATTCCACACAAATGACCCAATTGGAAAACGTTGGCTACTGTAGAATGGTACTCTAGCTTAGTAAACAGCACATAAGGGTAGACCAAGTTTCAGTGAGCATATTATTCTTACTACCATGTGTTGTGAGTTGGCTCATCAAATTACAAGGGCCAAACAGGTTTAGGTTTCCAATTGGTGTTTGGAAAGGAGAAAAGGAATGTGCACAGGTTATCTCCCATAAGAATTGGGAAAtaggtttttctttttaatctcAATCAGTTTAGGATTAGAAAATAAGTTAGTTTTCCCAATTCTAAGAGAATTTAGGAATCCTATACTTGTAAGGCATGTAAAAATTGGTGTATGTGCTATAAATAGGCTTGTTGGGGCTGATTTATTAACACAAACAGCAGAGAAAATACAAGGTAGAGAGCCAAGAGTGATAAAGAGATCTAAAGAAAGGTTTTGGGGTTTAGCATAAGGGCTTTCAATAAGTTCTTGTAACCTAGTTGTTATTCTCCATGGTGCAAGTGATTTCTCAAGAGAGATCACACAAGGAGTAGGCAAAGTTCGCCAAACCTCGCTAAAATTTTTATGTTTGTGTGTGGCGTGTTTActaagattgatggaaagatatagagatgggaaaaaggatttacacatggtctttatagatttggagaaagcgtacgatagggtcccaagagacattctttggaggattttagagaagaaaggagtacgagtagcatatatccaagctataaaggatatgtatgaaggagcaaagactgccgtaagaactcatgaaggacaaactgaaagctttcccataactgtaggattacatcaaggctcatccttaagtccttacctttttgcgttggtaatggatgagttaacaggacatattcaagatgatattccttggtgtatgcttttcgcagacgatatagtgttgatagatgaaactcaggaaggggtaaatgcaaagcttaacctttggaaagaagtgttggaatctaaaggtcttcgcctaagccgatcaaagacagaatatatggagtgcaagttcagtgcaaatggaggccaaaacgagttaggggtgaggatcggtgatcaagaaataccaaagagcgatcgttttcgttacctaggatctatcttgcaaaagaacggagaattagatggagatctcaaccatagaatacaagctggatggatgaagtggaagagtgcatccggcgtgttgtgtgaccgccgtatgccactgaagctcaagggaaaattttataggacggcaataaggccggcgatgctgtatggcacagaatgttgggcggtgaatcatcaacacgtacacaaaatgggtgtagcggagatgaggatgcttcgttggatgtgtgggcacacgagaaaggataagattaggaatgaggatatccggggtaaagtaggagtagccgaaattgaaggaaagatgagagaaaatcggttacggtggtttggacatgtgcaaagaaggcctactgacgctccgattagaagatgcgactatgggacagaggttcagggccgaaggggtagaggaagacctaggaaaactttggaagagactctaagaaaagacttagagtacttggatctaacgaaggacatgacacaggaccgagcacaatggcgttctaagattcatgtagccgatcccactcagtgacttggattttccaagtccccaaccgagaagttttcctcactcaggaaattaagggaacactacctcaacctacatgctccactcacaaagctccaacaaaagaaaattcaaagaacttagcgaagaaggctttggtgtatttaacacaatacgttgaaatgaaggaaagcttatttattgatatccccgataagctacaaatatgtacatatacatgagtcaaaataaacaaacaagagagagccttcacaaaggttgcttaggagaagtcgcagcagtcggtagagccccagaaagagaaggcaccggagggggatcattcggagcctcagtactggacagaaccctagaaggaggaggcatcagaggttgatcatttggagcttcattacgcggtacagccccagaagacgaaggcaataaatgcctttggaacaaacccacaaatctctgatgatcaagtaaaacctgaccatcagattccttcatctggtccagcttcctcttcatgtttgtagcatagtcatgtgcgagacggtgcaactgtttattctcatgcttgagccctctaatctcctgtttgagactcatcacttcagccgccaatgattcaacttggcgggttcgagcaaataggcgttgggccatattagacacagaacctgcacactgaacactgagagccagagaatccttaacagctaactcatcagatcgtttggaaagtagtctgttatctttgggagtgagaaggttcctggccaccaccgcagcggtcatatcattcttcataacggaatccccaacggtaagaggaccagtaggggagacgaaggatgggcgccatatgttgtctggagaaggcggggctgcctcttcaacaaggttcaagtcaaaacgacggtcggaggggccagacattttcaaaggtgttgaagagagaagaggtcgaacaaatcaagatcttagaagtgtaagaatggagcttctactggtggagattcaagtgtgctttggaacttaatgccagcccctataaaaatctgcactcgacggagcttcagaaatcgaagaggcgcctgctcagaaatcgaagaggcgtttgctttctcaaaagctgggctgctcagagaccacgagggtcgatctcagaaatcgaagaggcgtctgctttctcaaaagttgggctgctcaaagaccacgaaggccgatctcagaaatcgaagaggcgcttgctttctcaaaagttgggctgctcagagaccacgagggccgatctcagaaatcgaagaggcacctacttttccagccttggcagcacctgtcacacgcacactcagctttgcggaaattatgggcattccgtcgaagacttctggtgaagtagaaagcacatgagtcttactgttcaatcacccacttcccacacgcaatagtagctcatgtgtatcacagataactttgccaaagttctctgccaaagttgagcacgtgaagcttgcagcttccactacatcgctctgaccaagacgggtaaaagaatagcaaagaaacagcactaacaaagtttagacacataaattttgaaggtctagctaccccatattattacccacaagggtaaaggaacagtatcactgctggataattggaaagtccctgtgtgtcaacctctgtgcttcgtggcaaggtagactagcaaacatgcccaacctttactcacattcgagaaaacactcccaacaagattgcttgctccaaaatcgaagaggcaccgtcctccgaatctcgagagccagactcccaacatgactactttctcaaaaatcgaagagagggtaaaggaacagtaccattgctggataattggaaagtccctgtgtgtcaacctctgtacttcgtggcaaggtagactagcaaacatgcccaacctttactcacattcgagaaaacactcccaacaagattgcttgctccaaaatcgaagagacaccgccctccgaatctcgagagccagactcccaacatgattactttctaaaaaatcgaagagacaccgctctccgaatctcgagagccagacccccagcatgattgctttctcaaaaatcgaagagacatcgttctccgaatctcgagagccagatccctgataggattgcttgttcgaaaaccgaagaggcaacactttcccaactacaagagccggatctccttggataaagctgtctgtaatcttcacacgcaacatcagctttccacataccacagaccactttttcaaagtgctctgacagggtaaaggaatagcattactacttgttgttaaggagactcctatatatgttaacctccatccccaacggacagacagacctgcaaaaatgctcaacccttcctcatatatgagagggcactcttaacgaagcctttcgaaatattcagctttctttcccctcgataatacctctgcaaacaagttatactagagcaagaatatctcatatcatcagggttaaaagcaagagtatcccatatcatgctttttccctgtcttttcctttggccttgttcttacctgcaagacaaggagaaagagagcaatcagtcagcacttggaatcaagcttccagccaggaactgactgcctggaacttacttacctggcattgctctcgagtactcatcttcaacatcttatgcttccagggaagataccgcatctgcctgaggaacagatagggcaagtgagaaggatacaaggaagcatgtggagacaagcgtaacagcacacgtgccgatacatccattactctgtcaaagcaaaagtatcccatatcagtagggttgaacgtactctagatttgatggacttgttttgaccctcaaattcttcagtcggccttatactctggaggaaaccagaaaaccctccagctcagttcaagaataagcctgtggaaagttacttcttcaaaagcaaaagtatcccatatcatctcttctcatttttcttctctttatccttcatgctgcctgcaagatagggagaatgtgaacaatcagccggagctctgattgcttaccttgtctgtcacctctttcagcaaatcccctagctcggcaacttgagggactcctactacatggtttgtatcgcgcttgaccaagcctgaaactacaagtaagcttcaagtgaaattgatacattaccttgtgcatctccaccagttaaagataccacccctggatggaggaagagtacttccagagaagatgccacatctacctatgagacagataaggcaagtcaagacgataccacattccgatagttagaagtttcgtgattacgagatcattctcccacaatatttcctaatgtcatttgtactaaatcattcacctgtactcactaaaggaaagcttgaacctatgtacttgtgtaaacccttcacaattaatttttttttgagaagaaacaattttattaaaagaataaagaacAACACAGAAGTGGATAAGAGTCCACTAACTGACAACAAAGAAAAACCCATTAGAATTTGGCTACAGCAGCCATTTCTAGACCTCGTTCACTTAACTGCAGCTAACACATCCCATAGTATTTGAGATAGAGAAACATTCTTAAACTCTTTAGTTACCGAAGCCCAAAAAGCTGCCCAATATTTTACTCTCCCCCAAAGTTCTTCTGCCCCCACTCCAGTATAGTCTTCGAAAATCCTCTTGTTACGTTCCAGCCATATATTCCAGAAAATTGCCGATACCAAGCAACCCCACAAAACTTtggattttttcctttttccaagtGCCTTAAAATTTGTGCTTAGTAGCTCGAAACACCCTTTAGGAATGACCCAACTTGCTTTAACCTCCTGAAACAATTTCCACCACAGTTGGATCGAGTAGGAGCAATGAAGAAATATGTGATTTACACTCTCCTCCTTGGCTTTGCACAGGCTACACCAATGTGGTGATAAGCACATAAGAGGGTTTCTCCTTTGAATTCTGTCACATGTGTTTAGATTCCCATTGGCCGCAAGCCATACAAGTATTTTAACCTTCGGAGGAACCTTTGATTTCCAAATCTGTGGGTAGGGTGGAAAATAGTGCACACTCCCATCGTTGCTCCGTAATGAACGATAGGATTTGCATGAGAACAAACCTGAAGCTTCCAGGTTCCACCTTCTGATATCCCTCTTTAATGGAGACAATCGAACCTCTTCCAATTTCTGTAATAATGTGGCCACCTCTACTATCTCCATCTCATTCAAGTTTCTCCTAAAATCAAAGTTCCAACACAAAGGATTTGCTGAAACTTCCACGAAGCTCGAGATGTTTTGATTATGCTTCCTCGATAGAAGGAATAGTCTGGGGAATTGCTCCTTCAACGGTCCCCCTGTTACCCATCCATCCTCCCAAAACCTCACCCTCTCACCGTTGCCCACCTCAAACGTGCAGCATCTAAGAAACTGTTGAGAACCACTCGAAATGTCTTTCCATGGGCTTCGACTTGAAACCCTCCCATGAGGAAGTGCTTCCCATCCATTAGCTTGTAGCCCATACTTACTTTTTATCACCTTGTGCCACAGAGACTGTGACTCCCTTGGGAATCTCCACAACCACTTAGCCAATAATGCTTCGTTCTGATTCCTCAAGTTCCCCACCCCTAGACCTCCTTCCTCTTTGTTTTTAGTGACTAACTCCCACTTGGCCAAGTGTGTTTTCTTACCTTCCTCCATGCCTTCCCATAGAAACCCCTTCATTAATCTTTCTATACGTCCTCTTACCCCGCATGGAATTTTGAACAAGGACATATAGTAAATCGGCATGCTTCCCAGGACTGATTGAATTAGAGTTAATTTACCCCCTCTGGATAGGAAAGCCTTCTTCCAACTTTGAAGTCTTCTTTCCATTGTTTCTACCACTggatcccaaaattttattgCTCTTGGCCTTCCTCCGAGGGGAAGCCCCAAATACTTTATCGGCCAGCACCCTACCTCGCACCCCCAAGAAACTGCCAGCCTGTTTAGTTTCTCATTGT of Malus sylvestris chromosome 6, drMalSylv7.2, whole genome shotgun sequence contains these proteins:
- the LOC126625129 gene encoding metal-nicotianamine transporter YSL1-like; the protein is MNMELEPREKKEVERDDMEEDTIVHPEGLVGTILPWTEQLTVRGVVASIVIGTVFSVIAMKLNLTTGIVPNLNVSAALLAFVFIRTWTNLLKKAGFKSKPFTRQENTMIQTCAVACYSIAVGGGFASYLLGLNKKTYELSGVNTEGNSATAVKEPGLGWMTGFLFLVCFVGLFVLIPLRKIMIVDLKLTYPSGLATAVLINGFHTQGDKMAKKQVHGFMKYFSVSFLWGFFKWFYSATEECGFSQFPTFGLQAWKNTFYFDFSMTFVGAGMICSHLVNLSLLLGSVLSFAVMWPLIGRLKGHWFSESLDEYDMKSLYGYKVFLSVSLILGDGMYNFIKILACTIVNIHVRLKNKNLPLDVERKAKPIEEKQNEIFLSENIPTWVAVAGYVVFSIISIIAIPMMFPELKWYYVIVAYMLAPSLAFCNAYGAGLTDINMAYNYGKVALFVLAAMTGKEHGVVAGLAGCGLIKSVVSVACILMQDLKTAHLTFTSPRAMFVSQAIGTLLGCVTAPLSFFLFYKAFDVGNPHGEFKAPYALIYRNMAILGVQGFSALPQHCLQLCYGFFAFAVLVNLVRDFSPKIGKWMPLPMVMGVPFLVGAYFAIDMCIGSLIVFVWHKLNSKKAVLMVPAVASGLICGEGLWTLPASILALAKVKPPMCMKFLGS
- the LOC126625132 gene encoding protein HLB1-like, translated to MSTAEQPPAQNGLEPDQTNPKPESESELVPDPEAKPEPAPELEAEPAPAPEPKIKPEPVREPEAKPEPVTEAEVRPEPLPEHELVVADGGDPKVKEVIEASIQPHGQGAAHPELKKDEGSRTFTMRELLSGLKNDQSNEVANDSNSPYSYSEESPQEQHSEQNIAAMELINSVTGTDDDGRSRQRVLTFAAKRYASAIERNPHDYDALYNWALVLQESADNVSPDSTNPSKDALLEEACRKYDEATRLCPTLHDAFYNWAIAISDRAKMRGRTKEAEELWKQATKNYEKAVLLNWNSPQALNNWGLALQELSAIVPAQEKQTIVRSAISKFRAAIQLQFDFHRAIYNLGTVLYGLAEDTLRTGGSGHPKEVSPNELYSQSAIYIAAAHALKPNYNVYSSALRLVRSMLPLPYLKVGYLTAPPAGKPIAPHSDWKRSEFVLNNEGLQQVSKNEQKHVPQGISSRSVEAAIKVAVPDIVSVSACGDLTLPPGAGLCIDTIHGPIYLVADSWESLDGWLDAIRLVYTIYARGKSDVLAGIVTG